The Penaeus chinensis breed Huanghai No. 1 chromosome 21, ASM1920278v2, whole genome shotgun sequence genome has a window encoding:
- the LOC125036611 gene encoding uncharacterized protein LOC125036611 has translation MLKLCVLFAAVALSRGGSPNITLYSGTQQTGASLFLTTNNHDLRAVDFNDAAESLCGHGAWLLYENPSYQQSEFTHLFVSPGLECEDLSSSQRNKVTSLRYIGVGDLHIESLTLYHDYEGGGGELLLVRDDDYIRDFNDIASSLAVVGPSSWTLYEDPYFTGGSACVVPSLIEGSDVYFGYFSVGEVGFADNKLSSVRKGCYSTNVKVYHP, from the exons ATGTTAAAGCTCTGTGTTCTGTTCGCAGCC GTGGCCCTGTCGAGGGGGGGCTCTCCCAACATCACCCTCTACAGCGGCACGCAGCAGACTGGAGCGTCTCTGTTCCTGACGACTAACAACCACGACCTCAGAGCCGTCGACTTCAACGATGCAGCAGAATCCCTTTGTGGCCACGGGGC ATGGTTGCTGTATGAAAATCCTTCATATCAACAAAGTGAATTTACACATCTGTTTGTGTCCCCTGGCCTGGAGTGCGAGGATCTATCAAGCAGTCAGCGTAATAAG GTAACGTCCCTACGGTACATAGGCGTCGGGGACCTGCACATCGAGTCGCTCACGCTGTACCACGATtacgagggcggcggcggcgaactCCTGCTGGTGCGGGATGATGACTACATCAGGGACTTCAATGACATCGCCTCCAGCCTCGCCGTCGTTGGACCCTCCTCTTGGACTCTCTATGA GGACCCTTACTTCACGGGCGGGTCGGCGTGCGTCGTGCCGTCCCTGATCGAAGGTTCTGACGTCTACTTCGGTTATTTCTCCGTCGGAGAAGTGGGTTTCGCTGACAACAAACTGTCCTCCGTCAGGAAGGGGTGTTACAGCACCAACGTCAAGGTCTATCATCCCTAA
- the LOC125036427 gene encoding uncharacterized protein LOC125036427, with amino-acid sequence MWKVCERANDLLFVLDASWCVHDVEFNRRVLVKMVGWVRANGLCASLLGLATLSASVSPQLQYLPPLKPASSVTPLCAMSTTVVTRYVTTIKTQWITTTLSPSMESSHFLGYLPPAPDDQACPTTITVTSESYPSRGGFVTPMPSLVTPYEPVTSQNIVITPCRCDACSYVVRTDPCECAEEFGCGAEPLLFKETPNE; translated from the exons ATGTGGAAGGTTTGTGAGAGAGCAAATGACCTTCTCTTCGTCTTGGATGCCAGCTG GTGTGTCCACGACGTCG AATTTAACAGAAGAGTATTAGTGAAAATGGTCGGCTGGGTGCGTGCAAATGGATTGTGCGCGAGTCTCCTGGGACTGGCGACTCTGTCAGCCTCGGTCTCCCCCCAGCTGCAGTACCTCCCTCCCTTGAAGCCCGCCAGTTCCGTGACCCCTCTGTGTGCCATGTCCACCACTGTCGTCACTCGATACGTGACAACGATAAAAACGCAGTGGATAACGACTACTCTGTCACCATCAATGGAGTCGTCACACTTCCTCGGCTACCTGCCACCTGCTCCGGACGACCAGGCCTGTCCGACCACGATCACGGTCACGTCAGAATCTTACCCTAGTCGCGGAGGCTTTGTTACCCCGATGCCCTCTCTCGTGACGCCTTACGAACCCGTAACCTCACAGAACATAGTAATAACTCCGTGTCGATGTGATGCATGTTCTTACGTGGTGCGGACGGATCCTTGCGAGTGCGCGGAGGAATTTGGATGCGGCGCTGAGCCTCTCTTGTTCAAGGAAACGCCAAATGAGTGA
- the LOC125036610 gene encoding glutathione S-transferase Mu 4-like, whose protein sequence is MAPVLGYWKLRGLCQSIRMLLEYTGTEYEEKLYHFGPAPDYDKSEWLDEKFNLGLDFPNLPYYIDGSAKVTQSNAILRYVARKHDLLGRTDEERVRVDVLENQAMDLRMSYVRLVYQNYNTQKKEYLDNLPGTLKMFSNFLGNRKWFAGESLTFVDFLMYELLDIHLELDASCLASSQNLSDFHKRFEELPAIKKYMASPRFIKKPLNGPMALFDIK, encoded by the exons ATGGCGCCTGTCCTTGGCTACTGGAAACTTCGCGGG CTTTGCCAAAGTATTCGGATGCTGCTGGAGTACACGGGCACCGAGTACGAGGAAAAACTGTATCACTTTGGGCCAGCTCCGGACTACGACAAATCCGAATGGCTTGACGAAAAGTTCAACCTCGGCCTCGACTTCCCTAAT CTGCCTTACTACATCGACGGTTCCGCGAAGGTGACGCAGAGCAACGCCATTCTCCGCTACGTCGCCAGGAAGCACGACCTATTGGGCAGGACAGACGAGGAGCGGGTCCGCGTCGACGTATTGGAGAACCAGGCGATGGACCTCAGGATGAGCTACGTCAGGCTCGTCTACCAGAATTAC AACACCCAGAAGAAAGAGTACCTGGACAATCTACCCGGCACCTTGAAGATGTTTTCGAATTTCCTTGGCAACCGGAAGTGGTTCGCTGGAGAATCT CTCACCTTCGTAGACTTCCTGATGTACGAGCTCCTAGATATCCACCTCGAACTGGACGCCTCCTGCCTCGCCTCCTCCCAGAACCTCTCGGACTTCCACAAGCGTTTTGAGGAACTCCCAGCCATCAAGAAATACATGGCATCTCCGAGGTTCATCAAGAAGCCTTTGAACGGCCCCATGGCACTCTTCGACATCAAATAA